The following proteins are encoded in a genomic region of uncultured Umboniibacter sp.:
- a CDS encoding acetolactate synthase large subunit → MKASDLFVKALEAEGVEYIFGIPGEENLDLLESLRTSSIKLILTRHEQGAGFMAATYGRLTGKTGVCLSTLGPGATNLVTPAAYAQLGAMPILMITGQKPIKTSKQGRFQVIDVCGMMRPITKFTSQIVSGDRIPSVVREAFRLASDERPGAVHIELPEDIAAEKTDAVVIPASVKRRPIAENKAIDMATSMIQKSQRPLILIGAGANRKLTSKMLGEFVEKTGIPFITTQMGKGVLDETHPLFMGNTALSANDFVHRVIAHADLIINVGHDVVEKPPFFMKPDGAQVIHVNFDPAGIDPVYFPQVEVIGDIANSIWQIKEIITPSTHWEFSEFHRIQQACREHSAESASDDRFPILPERFVKDVRAVMPKDGIVTLDNGVYKIWFARNYYAAARNTLLLDNALATMGAGLPSAMAAKMVYPDRAVITVCGDGGFMMNSQELETAVRLNLHIVVLILRDDAYGMIKWKQSNMEFNNFGLDYGNPDFVKYAESYGAHGWRISSANQLQEQLQQCLIQPGVHLIDVPVDYTLNDKTLNYDIKALSAAL, encoded by the coding sequence ATGAAAGCATCCGATTTGTTTGTCAAGGCATTAGAGGCAGAAGGAGTTGAGTATATATTCGGCATTCCCGGAGAAGAAAATCTCGATTTGTTAGAGTCTCTACGAACCTCCTCAATTAAATTGATTCTAACCCGTCACGAACAAGGTGCTGGATTCATGGCTGCTACCTACGGACGACTTACGGGTAAGACAGGTGTATGTCTCTCTACCTTAGGCCCTGGTGCGACCAACTTAGTGACTCCAGCGGCTTATGCTCAGCTAGGCGCAATGCCAATTCTAATGATTACCGGTCAAAAACCGATCAAGACGAGCAAGCAAGGGCGGTTTCAGGTTATTGATGTGTGCGGCATGATGCGTCCCATTACGAAGTTCACAAGTCAAATTGTTAGTGGAGATAGGATCCCTTCGGTAGTTAGAGAAGCTTTTCGGTTAGCTTCAGATGAGCGACCAGGAGCTGTCCATATTGAACTGCCTGAAGATATCGCCGCAGAGAAAACCGATGCGGTAGTGATTCCAGCAAGTGTTAAACGACGCCCTATTGCCGAAAACAAAGCCATCGATATGGCGACCTCAATGATTCAAAAATCGCAACGACCTCTCATTCTTATTGGTGCGGGTGCGAACCGTAAACTTACTTCAAAAATGTTGGGTGAGTTTGTTGAAAAAACTGGCATACCCTTCATTACGACACAGATGGGTAAGGGTGTTCTAGATGAAACGCATCCGTTGTTTATGGGGAATACCGCGCTATCAGCCAACGATTTTGTTCACCGAGTGATAGCGCATGCAGATTTAATTATTAACGTGGGCCACGACGTAGTTGAGAAACCACCATTCTTCATGAAGCCTGACGGCGCTCAAGTAATTCATGTGAATTTCGATCCTGCGGGCATTGATCCAGTGTACTTTCCCCAGGTTGAAGTCATAGGAGACATCGCCAATAGCATTTGGCAGATTAAGGAAATCATTACACCATCCACGCACTGGGAATTCAGTGAATTTCATCGAATTCAACAAGCTTGCAGAGAACACTCTGCCGAATCAGCTAGCGATGATCGATTTCCAATTCTCCCCGAACGTTTTGTGAAAGATGTGCGAGCAGTGATGCCGAAAGATGGCATCGTAACGCTCGATAACGGTGTGTATAAGATTTGGTTTGCACGAAATTATTATGCAGCCGCACGAAATACACTATTACTAGATAATGCACTCGCTACAATGGGTGCAGGATTACCGTCGGCCATGGCTGCGAAGATGGTCTATCCCGACCGTGCCGTCATCACCGTCTGTGGAGACGGCGGTTTCATGATGAATAGTCAGGAGCTGGAAACTGCGGTTCGACTGAATTTACACATTGTGGTGCTGATTCTTAGAGATGATGCTTACGGGATGATTAAGTGGAAACAATCCAATATGGAGTTCAACAACTTTGGCTTGGATTACGGCAACCCTGATTTCGTAAAGTACGCTGAGAGTTATGGCGCCCATGGTTGGAGAATTAGCAGCGCTAATCAGCTGCAAGAGCAGTTGCAGCAATGCTTAATTCAACCTGGGGTTCATCTCATTGACGTTCCTGTGGATTACACCCTGAACGATAAAACGCTGAATTATGATATTAAAGCGTTGAGTGCTGCGCTGTAG
- the fusA gene encoding elongation factor G — translation MADLSHYRNIGIFAHVDAGKTTTTERILKLTGKIHKTGEVHDGAATTDFMDQEQERGITIQSAATTCYWKDHRLNIIDTPGHVDFTVEVYRSLKVLDGGVGVFCGSGGVEPQSETNWRYANESEVARIIFVNKLDRVGADFLRVVDQVRNVLGANPLVMTLPIGREDDFVGIVDLLSRTAYKWDDSGLPENFEIIDIPADMVDDVDMYREQLIETAVEQDDDLMMAYMEGEEPSMEDIKRCIREGTRKLDFFPTYCGSAFKNKGVQLVLDAVVDYLPSPTEVDAQPLTDEEGNDTGEKALVSVDEPLRALAFKIMDDRFGALTFVRIYSGKLEKGMTILNSFTGKTERIGRMVEMHADERNELDSAQAGDIIAIVGMKNVQTGHTLCDPKHPCTLEPMIFPEPVISIAVSPKDKAGTEKLGVALGKMIAEDPSFRVETDEDSGETILKGMGELHLDIKVDILKRTFGVELEVGQPQVAYRETITIPTEDSYTHKKQSGGSGQYGKIDYRIKPGEPGSGFTFSSSVVGGNVPKEFWPAVEKGFKSMMDEGVLAGFPVLDVEVELYDGAFHAVDSSAIAFEIAAKGAFRQSIPKAGAQLIEPIMKVDVFTPEDHVGDVIGDLNRRRGMIKDQEPGATGVRIKADVPLSEMFGYIGHLRTITSGRGQFSMEFSHYLPCPQQVADKVIAEVKERKAAK, via the coding sequence ATGGCAGATCTATCACATTACAGAAACATTGGTATTTTCGCGCACGTCGATGCGGGTAAGACCACAACGACTGAACGTATCCTTAAGCTCACTGGTAAGATCCACAAGACCGGTGAAGTACACGACGGCGCAGCTACAACCGATTTCATGGACCAGGAGCAAGAGCGTGGTATTACCATTCAGTCTGCTGCGACGACATGTTACTGGAAGGATCACCGCCTAAACATCATCGATACCCCTGGGCACGTTGACTTCACTGTTGAAGTATATCGCTCACTAAAGGTTCTTGATGGTGGTGTTGGTGTTTTCTGTGGATCAGGTGGTGTAGAGCCACAATCTGAAACTAACTGGCGTTACGCTAACGAGTCGGAAGTTGCACGAATCATTTTCGTCAACAAGCTTGACCGCGTTGGTGCTGACTTCCTTCGTGTTGTTGACCAGGTGCGCAACGTGTTGGGCGCTAACCCACTCGTTATGACACTGCCAATTGGTCGCGAAGACGACTTCGTTGGTATTGTTGACCTACTATCTCGCACTGCATACAAGTGGGATGATTCAGGTCTTCCTGAGAATTTCGAAATCATCGACATCCCAGCTGATATGGTTGATGACGTTGATATGTACCGCGAACAGCTTATCGAAACAGCTGTTGAGCAGGACGACGACCTAATGATGGCTTACATGGAAGGCGAAGAGCCATCTATGGAAGATATCAAGCGTTGTATCCGTGAAGGTACTCGCAAGCTAGACTTCTTCCCAACTTACTGTGGTTCTGCCTTTAAGAACAAAGGTGTTCAGTTGGTTCTTGATGCGGTAGTTGACTACCTCCCAAGCCCTACTGAAGTTGACGCACAGCCGTTAACTGACGAAGAAGGTAACGACACTGGCGAAAAAGCGTTGGTTTCTGTTGATGAGCCACTTCGCGCACTAGCGTTTAAGATTATGGATGACCGTTTCGGCGCCCTAACCTTCGTGCGTATCTACTCAGGTAAGCTTGAGAAGGGTATGACTATTCTCAACTCGTTCACGGGTAAGACTGAGCGTATCGGCCGTATGGTTGAGATGCACGCAGATGAGCGTAACGAGCTAGATTCAGCACAAGCTGGTGACATTATCGCAATCGTTGGCATGAAGAACGTACAGACTGGTCACACGCTATGTGATCCTAAGCACCCTTGTACGCTTGAGCCTATGATCTTCCCTGAGCCAGTAATCTCGATTGCTGTTTCTCCGAAGGACAAAGCCGGTACTGAAAAGCTAGGTGTTGCACTAGGTAAGATGATCGCAGAAGATCCATCATTCCGTGTTGAAACTGACGAAGACAGTGGCGAGACTATCCTTAAGGGAATGGGTGAGCTTCACCTAGACATTAAGGTTGATATCTTGAAGCGTACTTTCGGTGTTGAGCTTGAAGTAGGGCAGCCTCAGGTTGCTTACCGTGAGACTATCACCATCCCAACTGAAGATTCATACACGCACAAGAAGCAGTCTGGTGGTTCTGGCCAATACGGTAAGATTGACTACCGCATCAAGCCTGGTGAGCCAGGTTCAGGCTTCACGTTCTCGTCGTCGGTTGTTGGCGGTAACGTTCCTAAGGAATTCTGGCCAGCCGTTGAGAAAGGCTTCAAGTCTATGATGGACGAAGGTGTTCTTGCAGGGTTCCCAGTTCTTGACGTTGAAGTTGAGCTTTACGACGGTGCATTCCACGCGGTCGATTCATCGGCAATTGCTTTTGAAATCGCAGCGAAAGGCGCATTCCGTCAGTCAATTCCTAAGGCCGGCGCTCAGTTAATTGAGCCGATCATGAAGGTTGATGTATTCACACCTGAAGATCATGTTGGTGATGTAATTGGTGACTTGAACCGTCGTCGTGGCATGATCAAAGATCAGGAGCCAGGTGCAACAGGCGTTCGTATTAAAGCAGACGTTCCTCTTTCGGAAATGTTCGGCTATATCGGACACCTACGTACTATCACTTCAGGCCGTGGTCAGTTCTCTATGGAGTTCTCTCACTACCTACCTTGCCCTCAGCAGGTTGCTGACAAGGTAATCGCTGAAGTTAAAGAGCGTAAAGCTGCTAAGTAA
- a CDS encoding helix-turn-helix transcriptional regulator: MAIDIAPTVLYSAQIGVVMLAIAQLLSKPKGTQTTFLIGLLGLLLIHIFGELYIYSGAYRFAPSIAGFQLPIRMMLGPALYFYAYIAMSERPEISVKKYLAALLGPLVIIIAMLPFVILISPEEKLALANPATRDPELWKIAVFTCLFSAVAFVGFTFIYLGAALRLHARHRRKLMDRYAEIEQRSMDWFKVILILWGLAWLMYAAKFASTFVGINLHVVGAVLPVVESLILLLFTHLAIKQTEVQPLSEKETELQTERVSVLTSDQMQQIANRLSSSMTSDKLFTDEELSLNRLAKHVEVSENYISETLSQWLNTNFYHFVNSYRVEAAKQMLISSDKLVSTIAYEVGFKSKSTFNSAFKKLAGTTPTAFKSET, translated from the coding sequence ATGGCCATCGACATAGCACCCACTGTTCTCTACTCCGCTCAGATTGGAGTAGTGATGCTTGCTATCGCTCAACTTCTCAGTAAACCAAAGGGTACACAAACCACCTTTCTTATTGGACTGTTGGGTCTTCTCTTAATTCATATATTTGGTGAGCTTTACATCTACTCTGGCGCCTATCGCTTCGCCCCCTCAATAGCTGGGTTTCAGTTGCCTATTAGAATGATGTTGGGACCTGCTCTCTACTTCTACGCGTATATTGCTATGTCGGAACGACCCGAGATATCCGTAAAAAAATATCTCGCCGCACTACTCGGACCCCTCGTAATCATTATCGCAATGCTGCCCTTTGTGATCCTCATTAGTCCCGAGGAAAAACTCGCGCTGGCGAATCCGGCTACCCGCGACCCTGAATTATGGAAGATTGCCGTCTTCACCTGCCTTTTTTCCGCCGTAGCCTTCGTAGGCTTCACCTTCATCTATTTAGGCGCGGCACTTAGGCTCCATGCGAGGCACCGTCGGAAGCTGATGGACCGGTACGCGGAAATCGAACAGCGCTCTATGGATTGGTTCAAGGTAATTTTGATTCTCTGGGGGCTAGCTTGGCTGATGTACGCCGCGAAGTTCGCGAGCACCTTTGTGGGGATCAACTTACATGTCGTTGGCGCTGTACTGCCAGTAGTTGAAAGCCTTATTTTATTGCTATTTACCCATCTGGCTATCAAACAGACTGAGGTGCAACCTCTTAGTGAGAAGGAAACCGAATTACAGACGGAGAGAGTGTCGGTCCTCACCTCCGATCAAATGCAACAGATTGCAAACAGACTTTCCTCTTCAATGACTAGCGATAAACTCTTCACAGATGAGGAGCTTTCGCTTAATCGCCTGGCAAAGCATGTCGAGGTTAGTGAAAATTATATTTCCGAGACGCTTTCACAATGGTTGAACACGAACTTCTATCACTTCGTGAATAGCTATCGAGTAGAAGCCGCTAAACAAATGCTGATCTCCAGCGACAAACTCGTTTCCACTATCGCCTACGAAGTGGGCTTTAAGTCAAAATCTACTTTTAACTCAGCCTTTAAAAAGCTTGCAGGCACCACCCCGACGGCCTTTAAAAGCGAAACATAA
- a CDS encoding DUF2306 domain-containing protein, whose product MDNTSTGISLSNVDNSTNSQQPKDSSRLANLGLKYSALFWFLAIMAGQWLFFYYLISFYGLSVINDNMEIWNRWEAMGSSPYKAGDSTGNAMFAAHTLGAGIVAFGGALQLIPKLRSIVPTFHKVNGYIYLTTVMCLALSGFYLSWIREASPNAISAIGTSINGFLIIGFAYLTVKTARIRRIQQHRRWAIRLFLVSNAQWFLRVGVFSYLITGTVMGTEPAFGDPFFSVWTFACFLLPLLTAELYFFASRSSSASLKLITSLFLIVLTILMLIGVFGLTPFLLQVMSGEPIAF is encoded by the coding sequence TTGGATAACACATCGACAGGCATTTCGCTTAGCAACGTAGACAACAGCACGAATAGTCAGCAACCCAAAGACTCTAGCAGGCTTGCCAATCTAGGCCTTAAGTATTCCGCTTTGTTTTGGTTCCTCGCCATCATGGCCGGTCAGTGGCTCTTCTTCTACTACCTCATTTCCTTTTACGGTCTATCCGTTATCAATGACAACATGGAAATCTGGAACCGCTGGGAAGCGATGGGAAGCTCACCCTACAAGGCAGGTGATAGCACTGGTAATGCGATGTTTGCCGCTCACACCCTAGGCGCAGGGATTGTTGCTTTCGGTGGCGCATTGCAACTTATTCCAAAACTTCGCAGCATTGTGCCAACTTTCCACAAAGTTAATGGTTATATTTATTTAACCACAGTGATGTGCCTAGCGCTGTCGGGCTTTTATCTATCGTGGATACGCGAGGCCAGCCCCAACGCCATCTCCGCCATTGGCACTAGCATTAATGGCTTTCTGATTATTGGCTTCGCCTACCTGACGGTAAAGACTGCACGAATCAGAAGAATTCAACAACATCGCCGTTGGGCCATCAGACTATTCCTAGTAAGTAATGCTCAATGGTTTCTGCGTGTGGGAGTTTTCAGCTATCTAATAACCGGTACAGTTATGGGCACTGAACCAGCGTTTGGCGACCCGTTCTTCTCGGTTTGGACCTTCGCCTGCTTCCTACTACCCTTGTTAACCGCGGAACTCTATTTCTTCGCTAGCAGGAGCAGCAGCGCTAGCTTAAAGCTTATCACTAGCCTGTTTTTGATTGTCTTAACGATCTTAATGTTGATTGGTGTGTTTGGCCTCACACCCTTTCTGCTTCAGGTGATGAGCGGAGAGCCAATTGCCTTCTAA
- a CDS encoding cold-shock protein: MMSTTGVVKWFDETKGFGFIQQESGPDVFVHHSAINGTGFKTLAEGQAVTFDVTTGQKGPQAENVTAA, translated from the coding sequence ATTATGTCTACAACTGGCGTAGTTAAGTGGTTCGACGAAACTAAAGGTTTCGGTTTCATTCAGCAAGAGTCTGGTCCTGACGTTTTCGTTCACCACTCTGCAATCAACGGCACAGGTTTCAAAACCTTAGCTGAAGGCCAAGCGGTAACTTTTGATGTTACAACTGGTCAGAAAGGTCCACAGGCTGAGAACGTAACAGCAGCTTAA
- a CDS encoding ChrR family anti-sigma-E factor, which produces MNHHPSNEVLLKHASGLLTDSLGLIVACHIDMCESCCKTYKQYESLAAEMVVESSGEQVSPELFDRMMASLDQVRDVEADPATVPGLPKPLWRLVPQGLDQLNWKGMFKSVQTFDVETGDPRYVGRFYKILAGSKLPQHSHRGNEITLVLKGSFSDEMGRYNEGDFIVANETTEHQPVAGMEEDCICFAVLDAPIRFSGLQGLILNPFMAK; this is translated from the coding sequence ATGAATCATCATCCGTCGAACGAAGTGCTTCTAAAGCATGCAAGTGGACTCCTTACCGATTCACTGGGTCTCATCGTGGCGTGTCACATCGATATGTGTGAGAGCTGCTGTAAGACGTATAAACAGTACGAGTCTTTAGCGGCAGAAATGGTAGTGGAGAGTTCGGGAGAACAAGTTAGCCCTGAGCTTTTTGATCGAATGATGGCGTCTCTGGATCAAGTTAGAGATGTCGAAGCTGATCCCGCAACCGTGCCAGGTTTACCGAAGCCACTCTGGCGACTCGTCCCACAGGGGCTTGATCAGTTGAACTGGAAGGGTATGTTCAAGTCAGTACAAACCTTTGATGTTGAAACAGGGGACCCTCGCTACGTTGGTCGCTTCTACAAGATCTTAGCCGGCTCAAAGTTGCCCCAGCATTCTCACCGTGGAAATGAAATTACCTTAGTATTGAAAGGTTCGTTTTCCGATGAAATGGGTCGCTACAACGAAGGTGACTTCATCGTCGCTAACGAGACTACCGAACACCAGCCGGTGGCGGGAATGGAAGAAGATTGTATCTGCTTTGCAGTGCTCGACGCCCCCATCCGTTTCTCTGGGTTGCAGGGCTTGATCCTAAATCCGTTCATGGCGAAATAA
- a CDS encoding sigma-70 family RNA polymerase sigma factor yields the protein MEPNLNELMTRIANDRDRQAFSQLFNNIAPKLKAFLRKGGLSSENAEEIIQESLFTVWDRASQFNSSKASATTWIYTIARNKKIDWLRKQGRQPMTSSELWPDLPDESAEIDPDSDLNLATVRKLLDHLTIEQRQVVYKTFFEAKSQSEIALDLDVPLGTVKSRLRLAMKKFENFMSVN from the coding sequence ATGGAACCTAATCTAAACGAGCTGATGACACGTATTGCCAACGATCGAGATCGTCAGGCCTTTTCCCAGCTGTTCAACAATATCGCCCCAAAGCTCAAGGCGTTTCTCCGAAAGGGTGGTCTTTCCTCCGAGAATGCCGAGGAAATTATTCAAGAATCACTGTTCACCGTGTGGGACAGAGCCTCGCAATTCAATAGCTCGAAAGCCTCTGCTACGACTTGGATTTACACGATTGCTCGTAATAAAAAGATCGATTGGCTCCGCAAGCAAGGCCGGCAGCCCATGACGAGTAGTGAGCTGTGGCCGGACCTCCCGGACGAGAGTGCTGAAATAGATCCAGATAGTGATCTAAATTTAGCCACGGTACGTAAGCTTCTTGACCACCTAACTATCGAACAGCGTCAGGTGGTATACAAAACGTTTTTCGAAGCAAAATCACAGAGTGAGATTGCGCTCGACCTTGACGTCCCTCTCGGCACCGTGAAAAGTAGGTTGCGATTGGCGATGAAGAAGTTCGAGAACTTTATGAGTGTAAATTAG
- a CDS encoding nuclear transport factor 2 family protein yields the protein MDQIIEQESSSAAMSQTGVNLLERDLSSCSAPVKAVCELFANLTSQQVTKANFSRAYRSDIVFTDPLHVINGLDELVNYSESLYTNVESCRFEFERILERQGEATLIWKMHLVHPKLNGGKLVLVPGVTHVLFEDRIYYHRDYFDAGAMLYEQLPVLKQVIGWLKARLK from the coding sequence ATGGATCAAATCATCGAACAGGAGTCCTCTTCAGCGGCCATGTCGCAGACTGGTGTCAACCTGCTTGAAAGAGATCTTTCAAGTTGTTCAGCCCCAGTTAAAGCGGTTTGCGAACTGTTTGCAAACTTGACTTCGCAACAGGTCACGAAAGCAAATTTTTCGCGGGCTTACCGCTCCGATATCGTGTTCACAGACCCGCTGCACGTCATCAACGGCTTAGATGAATTAGTTAATTACAGTGAAAGCCTCTACACCAACGTAGAAAGTTGCCGCTTCGAGTTTGAAAGGATCTTAGAACGCCAGGGTGAGGCTACACTGATCTGGAAGATGCATTTAGTCCACCCGAAGCTCAACGGTGGCAAGCTCGTTTTGGTACCGGGGGTCACCCACGTCCTATTCGAAGATAGAATTTACTACCATCGGGACTATTTTGATGCCGGCGCGATGCTTTATGAACAACTCCCGGTCCTGAAGCAGGTTATTGGTTGGCTAAAGGCTCGACTTAAATGA